The DNA window AGGTCATCGGAGCACGTCTCCGTCGGGGCGTAGTCGTCACTGACCTCTTCACAGTGGTAGTATTCCCTAAGGCACTGTGTCTTGCATTTGGAGAAGAAGCCTGCTTCTTGGCACGTGTACGGATCGATGCAGCCGTTCTCGTCCACCAAGTTCCTGCACAGCGTGACACACGGCGCCGTGCTGCTACACTGCCTGGTGTGCAAGTCAAAGTGCTCACCATCTCTACACGCACTTTGAATCGTCGGTATTTCATTTTCCGCTAAGCACAAGAAGAACTTCCGACAGTCTGTGGGGTCCTCAACGTAACTGCCTGCATCGTCCCCGGAGTAGCAGTAGGGGCGGCAGTGGCAGCAAGCTgactcatccacaccacacttcTCGCCATCAAAGTACGGTGTATCAGCAGGACACGTTGTAGCTGGTCCAGGCTCAGTACCGGTACATTGGTGGTACATGCTACAGTCAAATGGGTCAGCTATCTTACCGCCTGGATTCCCTTCACATGTATAAAGACAATCCCCGCCGTCACCTGGCTGCTCGCAGTTAAACGAGCAATTGCCGTCTGGCTTGCACGCCAATTCATTCTCGTCGAATATATCACCATCTGGGCAGAGGAGGGAGTCATCTGTTATGAAGGTGGTTTCATCCTTGCACACGTAGTAACTGCTGCAGTCAAAAGGGTTCGGAACTAGAGCGACTCCGTTAGTACAGCCGGCACATAATGTGGCTGCGTCATCCTTACAAGTATCGGGTCCTATGTCGCCGCATGCCTGTGCATCTACCAAGATGACTCTTGCTAATGCCTGGCGGTGAAGACACAGTGGttagagtcacacacacacacacacacacacacacacacacacacacacacacacacacacacacacacatacaactcacaatgaagaagaggggcaGGAGGAGACACCCGGTGCGCAGAGCCATGGCTGTGCACGGCAGACACATAAAC is part of the Portunus trituberculatus isolate SZX2019 chromosome 2, ASM1759143v1, whole genome shotgun sequence genome and encodes:
- the LOC123505019 gene encoding peritrophin-48-like isoform X1, which gives rise to MCLPCTAMALRTGCLLLPLFFIALARVILVDAQACGDIGPDTCKDDAATLCAGCTNGVALVPNPFDCSSYYVCKDETTFITDDSLLCPDGDIFDENELACKPDGNCSFNCEQPGDGGDCLYTCEGNPGGKIADPFDCSMYHQCTGTEPGPATTCPADTPYFDGEKCGVDESACCHCRPYCYSGDDAGSYVEDPTDCRKFFLCLAENEIPTIQSACRDGEHFDLHTRQCSSTAPCVTLCRNLVDENGCIDPYTCQEAGFFSKCKTQCLREYYHCEEVSDDYAPTETCSDDLVFNPDTVQCIESESCPYSHQYLLLDPVPA
- the LOC123505019 gene encoding peritrophin-48-like isoform X2, which translates into the protein MSLGASCLLLPLLFIALARVILVDAQACGDIGPDTCKDDAATLCAGCTNGVALVPNPFDCSSYYVCKDETTFITDDSLLCPDGDIFDENELACKPDGNCSFNCEQPGDGGDCLYTCEGNPGGKIADPFDCSMYHQCTGTEPGPATTCPADTPYFDGEKCGVDESACCHCRPYCYSGDDAGSYVEDPTDCRKFFLCLAENEIPTIQSACRDGEHFDLHTRQCSSTAPCVTLCRNLVDENGCIDPYTCQEAGFFSKCKTQCLREYYHCEEVSDDYAPTETCSDDLVFNPDTVQCIESESCPYSHQYLLLDPVPA